CTTTTTTTTCAGATGTCCCGCGCGCAACAAAGTAAACAGCGAGCCTATCGTGGGATGCCCGGCAAACGGAAGCTCCTTCTCCGGCGTGAAGATCCTTATAGCGTAGTCTGCCCCATCCTTCACCTCTACCCTGAAAACCGTTTCGGACAGCCCGATGCGCCGCGCAAGCTCCTGCATTTGCGGAGTTTCAAGATGCGTCGGCTCATCAAACACCGCGAGAGGGTTTCCACCCTTCCCATTGCGGGTGAATACATTCACAAGCTCATAGCTGAAAATTTTCAAATCATGGCTCCTCGATATCCCTGGACATTCAATAAAACTATCCGCTCACCAGTAATTGGCCGATAGGAGCGGGGACAGGATAATAGTAACCGCTTTATTCTGGAAATACATGAGTAATGAAAATACCGGAAAAGACCGAAGCCTGCCGGAGTTCTCCCGGCGCTCGGCTTTTAATGGATACGGCAAGCCGTGGCCCCGGAAAAAAGGGTCTTCACCCTTTCCGGGCTTTAACTGAGAGCAGTTCCGCTATTGTCGCGGAGATCAGAAATCAAACTGTCCGCGCAATCCGAATACGGTAATACTCGCAGCGTCGGCCCTCGGCATATTGCTTATCATCTGGATATCGGGGGTAATCCCGATCTTTTCCTTGACCTGCCAGTGGTAGAAAATTTCGATGGCTGTCTGACCGGTATATGGCTCTCCGGTGGCGTCCAGCATCACGCTACCGTTCGTTTTATCGTTGCTGGTTAGCGAACCGTAGGCGAAGCCGAATGAATCGTCATCCATCCCCCAGATGCCACCTTCGACAAGAATGCCGAACGTCATAGCGCTTACCGCGCCGTTTTGATCAATCGCCTTGTCCTGCGAGCCGTAGCGTATGGAGAGGCCGACACCTTCCATGATGTACTGGTCGATGCTCACGCCGAAACCGGTATTTACAGCCCTGCTTCCATCGGCGGTTTTTGTTGCAGGGAGAAGCATATCAATAGTTGCGGCCGGATCGCCTGGATCAACAACGGTCTGCGTTCGTAGCGTGTCGTCCATTATGTAGTAGACGCGGTAGTTCCCCTCCTTGCCGAAGAGGTTCGGCTTCAGGTTCAGCTGTACGACCTGGAAAAGGTTTGACCCGAAATCTTCCCACTTGGAGTTACCAAGCACATACGAAACTTCAAGGAGATCAACCGGCGCGAAGAAGAACCTCATCCCGGGCGAATAGTACCACTCAAGCTCCGGGTAGAGGGTGCCGGTGAGCCTGCAAAATATTCCGTTCATGAACTGCGCCGTTTCGTCCCCGGCAAAATTGTTCTCGTCATACAGCGAGTGGAGATCCATTTTGCCCAGATCGAAAACGAATTTGCCGTCAAAGAACGAGCCTTCGTAGAACGCCTGCGCAACGGTGACAACCTGAGCGCCATCCATATTTGAATTTGCAGGGTCGTAATTAGGGCCCAAAGCGCCGTCCGGGAGCGCCGCGCCGATTCCTTCACCTTCGCCCGATTCAAGCGCTACGGAAACGGTATGCCCCGGCTCAAGCTCTGCATCAATACCGATGTCGAGAGAGAAAGAGTAATTGGTGCCATCGCTCGTTCCGGTGACCGTGTCGCTGTTTCCAGATGTTCCCTGCATGCCTGATGTGATCCCGCCCGAAAGTTCAATCGTATCGAACCATGAACCTTCGCTTTTATTAAGGACCTTCAATTCTTCGTTTGAGACGATCCCCTTTTTGTTTAGTATCTCCAAGAGTGTGGAAGAACTTTCTTCGCCCCCCTCATCATCGGCGGAATAAGTCAAGCCGGGAAATATGAGTGAAAAAGCGATCAAACAGGAAAGTATTAATAAAGATTTTCTATTCATTCCAATCTCCAAATTTACAAAGAATAAAGGCCCCCATGCCGCTCACCTCACGAAGCATCTTTATGACCCTACGCCAAATGAGCGATATCCACTACCTCGAGTATCGTACCAGATTAAGAAATAGATGCAAATTCCGATGAGTATATACAGGACATAGTGGAAAACGGATGTACCCCCCGGCTTTTGTGTCGAATCGTGGCTGTTTTTTCATTATATTACAGGCTATGGACAATTAATTCATATAGATAACGAAGGGAGCTCGATTAGACATGAAGCTGGATGTATGTCATGGTAGAATTAAATTCGGTTTCCCCAAGGACCGGGGGGGCATAGTGGAAACAGGAAAACCGCCATCCCAAAATAGGAGGAGCTGATGATTAAACCATGCCGAAGGCATATCCATATCTTATGCGCTATTCCACTTATCTTTGCCTTATCAGCCTGCAGCAACGATGAACTAAAAAAGGAATTTAATTCAAAAATAAATTCCGTCGACAGAAAAGCTGACAGCAATGAAAAAACCATGAAAGAGATGCAGAGAACCATAGAATCCCTTCAGGCGGAGATAAGAACCGCGAACGCCAAGATCAAGGATCTCGAAGGGGAAATTGAAAACATCGACTCAAAGATAGCCAACAAGTCCGACGCACCGGCACCGACATACGGTGAAAATGACAATTCCATAAGCAGCCTGAAAAACCGGGTCGATGCGATAGACTCAAACGTGATCGCCATGCAGGCCGATGTAGCATCGACGAAAGAGAGTGTTGCTTCCGCGAATGACAACGTAATCCAGGTAACGGAAAGCATACTTGCGCTGAAAACGGAAATTTCCGGCACATCCGGCACTATCAGCCAGCTTCAAAATGATATGAAAACCGCAAGGGCCAATGACAGGAGAATGGGGAGGACGCTCGAGGCTATAAAGCAAAACAGCGTACTCGAACTGGATGGCAAACTGAAACTGGCCACCGTGAACGGTTATCCGACTGCGCTGTTCAACGGATTGAACGTGCAGATAATAAACGGCAAGAACCAGACGACCGTAAACGGTCTTGGCAACCTGATAATCGGATACAATGAAGCGAGAACCAGCGGGAATCCGGTCTGCTCCGACGGCAACTACAACAAAAAGGAGTGTGTAGCCAAAGGTGGGAAATGGGGGCTCAACCATAAAAACGGATCACACAACCTTGTAGGCGGGAACCATAACAGCTACTCGCAGTACGGAGGGGCTCTCTTCCGTACTCAGAATTATTCCAACCTCCCTTACCTGAACGGTTTTTAAAAAGTTTAATTTAAAAACAAAAAGCCCGGCCGATACAGATCGGCCGGGCTTTTTTATTTTATTGCCTAAACAGAGCCTGTTACTTCCGCTCCTATTGCGGAGGGGGCGAATTGAACTGGCACCCGCCCGAAGTTGTAGCAACATACAGCTTGATCGCCGCGTTGGATTGCTCCTTCTGCGCCGCGATATCGAAATCCCAACAGCCAACAGTCACCGGTGTACCGCCAGAAGTAAGCGATTCGTCAAGAACATCTCCCGGTATTACGATAGTGTAGTAGTTATCGACAATAGCTTTTGATGTAGTGCTTTTCGTCGATGTGCTTACATGGTCAAGCAGAATGG
This sequence is a window from Nitrospinota bacterium. Protein-coding genes within it:
- a CDS encoding carbohydrate porin, with the protein product MNRKSLLILSCLIAFSLIFPGLTYSADDEGGEESSSTLLEILNKKGIVSNEELKVLNKSEGSWFDTIELSGGITSGMQGTSGNSDTVTGTSDGTNYSFSLDIGIDAELEPGHTVSVALESGEGEGIGAALPDGALGPNYDPANSNMDGAQVVTVAQAFYEGSFFDGKFVFDLGKMDLHSLYDENNFAGDETAQFMNGIFCRLTGTLYPELEWYYSPGMRFFFAPVDLLEVSYVLGNSKWEDFGSNLFQVVQLNLKPNLFGKEGNYRVYYIMDDTLRTQTVVDPGDPAATIDMLLPATKTADGSRAVNTGFGVSIDQYIMEGVGLSIRYGSQDKAIDQNGAVSAMTFGILVEGGIWGMDDDSFGFAYGSLTSNDKTNGSVMLDATGEPYTGQTAIEIFYHWQVKEKIGITPDIQMISNMPRADAASITVFGLRGQFDF